tttctctcaCCCTTTCCTATTTTATAAGTGTATGATTTACATCCAAGTTAACATGCTTAAAGTTTTGCTGTggttataaaaaaatgatacatTGTTACAAGAGTTTTTATCAATTCTTTGATCATTGTTGACTAGATTGTTCTATATAAAGatgaaaaatttttatattatttcttcatGGTTTGGTTTTCCTTTTGGTTCATGACTGCTGTTTCCACTTGTGGTATATGAAGAAGGAAGAAAGAAGAACTTGTGGATATTAATAccttaaatttagaaaaaacattacttGGCTTACTGTCTGATATGGTTATTAATTTAACCTGACAGTGCAATAGCAATGTCACAAAATGTTGTTttctttgcttgtttgtttgaatAGTCCAATATACTGtcctaattttttgttgtataaaTGTCgggtttttttgcaaaatttgttaatttttaccaGAGGATACCCAGCAGAGCTACCTACTACTAAAAAATTTGGACTAGCTTGTATAAATTCCTGTATCCGCCCCTGTTTTGAATGTAACTTAAGTTCAACAGATGCAATTAAGAATTGCAATGGCTATTTCTATGCAGCATGGCACAACTTATGGAGAGCTTAAATTCTACCTGGCTATTGCTTCAAGCAGAAACATAATTGTTTAGAAAATTCTCATTCGTTGAAGTGATTAGTGCATTATGTCTGGTCCCGTCCCATCCCATCCAtactaaaaatgaaatcaccaTTTGAATTTCAGATTTCATCTGAAATACTTTATTTCTATGCACCTGAAGGTCAACACTATTAAAAACTATTCATAAACCACAAGACGATTTGAAAAGTATTACCAAATTTTAGATAAGGAACACTGGTattaataaataagtcaataacATTAGTACAAACTTATACAACATATCTTTCACACCTTGTAAGGTCTTTCCATGTCTTTTCGTTTGAAACGTAAGTATATTAACGCCACAAAACAAGCCCCATAGAAAACCCAGTTTGCAAAACTGAAGAAGTTAATCAATGTTGCAAATTCAGCTTTGTCTGGTATTAACATAATAGTTGAAACCAGGGCCTAAACAGCAAAATAACAAgatcaaaaacaaacaaaaacaaaaacaaaactagATTAAAATACCTTATATTCGATCGATAAGCCATTACTTTAAGTGCAGAAACGTTCCTGGGcaaaaatttcgcgaatggGAAACGCGCAAAATTCTTCCATTAGACGGACAGAAGCTTTTCGTGAATAAGCCATTAAATTCTTTTGACCTTGACTTTTAACCATATCAGAATAACAGATACTCTATGACAGCTAAAAACTTTATACAATTATACAAATAATTCTacaaacaagaataaaaaaacatactaAAAATAACAGTGATGGTAGGGGTGTCCGTCTCTTAACATGGACCATCGACAATACTCTGGGCATGTGGCCGTCTCTTGCAGCAACGTATACAAGCCTAACAATACGCAGCATAAATATGACTAAAAAGGATTTAGTGCTGTGGTGGCAGCTGACAGAAATCTTAGagaattgcttataaaaaagcaatGTAAAATCTAACCTGCCACTACTGAAAGCTAACCCGTTCACAGCACCAAAACATGACAACCCAACTAGAATCGGAATAATAAACTTTCCAGCTCCTAAGTAAATATTACCAAGTTCctaaagtaaaatataaaaaaaagatagtAAATATAGGACAAGAAATGCAATATTGGAAAGAAGGTTTTATATTGGTTTTTCTTAGGAAAGCATGCAGATATAATTGTAGTTGATAGGCCTGTGGGAAAACACACACATGTAGGTAGAAAAACCATGGAAAAACCTGTCATTTTAATTTTCATGACGTTAGAAATGACACATttatacacaatttttttaaattagtccCATTTTAGTCCCTGGTTGcacacagtgaaaaataactgacgtcactgTTTCCAATTTATTCTTTGCTTTGCAATTGgctaattatgaaaaaaaaaaaaacaatttttttagattcACATTAATTTACACATTATGTTTAAGCCATTTGTTAATTATGTAAACAAGTATATTACCAACCAGAGCAACAGCAGGCGATTTCAGAATACCAGCCTTGCCAAGTACACTGATATAAGCTATGTTACACAACACATAACATCCAATAACTATCACCATTGATATAATTACTGCAATTGGCATGTCTCTACAAATATATACAAGAGATGTGGACTAGGCCAAAAAATGGACAATAAATAACTATATCTGTGAATATTacaaacatgttaaaaatagtAATATACCTCCCTGGATTTTTCATTTCTTCAGTTACATAATTTAAACTGTTCCTAAAATAAATAGAAGttcataataacaacaacatgcaTAACTTCAACAAATTATTTgaataacaataattttcatAATACTTTAATACAGTGTACTATcagtaaaaaatcaaataaaaaacataccaTCCACCAAATGCCCAAAGTCCATAATAAAACGCAAAGCTGATGTGTCGAATATCACTTGTAGTGTTGTTAAAAGAATTCTTGAAATTAGCAGTATGGCCTATGATAGAACACACAAAACggaagcaaaaatattttattaatataGACAACAATTTCCATCCAGTTTATCATTCTGTAATTCAAACAGGTAAACAATGATTCAAATAACAGGGAATTAGCATTatgtaaaatttaacaaaatttagtcTAAATTAGGTCAGTTCGATCAATCTACAATTGTATAGTGAATGTCATAAAACAACTGGATAGatgaaaatacaaaataaaataaaagtaagtgTTCTATAATTACAATGTCCTGTTGTCCTAGAGTATTATTTCTTAAGTTTTATGGCACTTATCATTTCAGCCTCGTCAATTGATTCTCCCTAAACCTCATGATTTCTGGACCCGAATTCTctcatacaaaaaaataaaggaaTAGAGGACGTTAATTAACAGTTTTTCCATTTTATTGTCAAAAAGTGTCAATACTGTGCTGGTATAACTTTGGTAAGTAATTATTGATTTAAGTTTGCATTTTAATACACACTGAGTTTGTTgtttaataatgttttattttgttatacaATCCAGTATATACAAATTCTATTGTCATCATGTTCAAATTAGATATTCTTTCTTGACAGTGGAAACAATggttttaccaaaaaaaatacaaaaaaaacagtaaatatATTCATATTTACCTTTTCCAAGTTCGATAAATCCAATGATAACTAAAATTATGACACATGTCAACTttgcaaatgtaaacaaattttgtaTAATAACAGCCCATCGGACGCTAACACAGTTTATGATTGTAATTATGgctaaattgaaaagaaaagaaaagaattatTATAGctaatatacatatatattttttttacaggatTTTCTCTCTTAGTGTGCACATACCATTATAAACATACTGTCGCTATTAAaacttattatattttttaaattatttttttcaatttacttCCATACCTTAACATTTTTAAGCAATACaagagcttttttaaaatgcaaaaaaatgtatttttaaagatattagCGTATGATCCGCCAACTCCATGAATCCGATCACTCCGTGAAACCGCTTTCGAAGCCCACAACAACTTACCACGGCtctgtctaccatttttaatgaatgaattcgATTCAGGGGGTTTGATACTACCACTTAATCATTTTAGGGGTGTCGGAACATCCGCATGACAAAAATGTGGCGGTAAGTTCAGCCGGCTACACCTTTTTGTGATTTCCAAGGCAAGCACGACAGTGgtcatttttgatatattgttACCTCAGTTAATTGATTATAGTTATGGTCATGTTATATATACCTTTTCTGAGGGTCCAATGATTCGAGAATGTTTTctaatgaatattttaatttttaaaatatttttgctagtcATCAGAAATTGAAGGATCCATCACAGCATTATCAGATGATAGTACATGTCAGATCCAGCTTATTTGTccacaaataaatgtatttttttcttgtcataTCCCACCCCCCAAACGGTCCGCGACAGATAGCGCTACgataataaaag
This is a stretch of genomic DNA from Hydractinia symbiolongicarpus strain clone_291-10 chromosome 9, HSymV2.1, whole genome shotgun sequence. It encodes these proteins:
- the LOC130657634 gene encoding b(0,+)-type amino acid transporter 1-like isoform X3, with the protein product MDAAEKHELIDSFSDSNVLSPKEVSAERIQLQKTVTILGGVGLIVGSIIGSGIFLSPKGVLAYTGSIGLSLVVWVLCGIIALFGALCYAELGTAIPKSGANYAYLFEAFGPIPAFLFSWTGTLVIRPSAAAIISMIFAEYVARPFYNDDQGVPVMVIKLLAFFCIAEVSTSVIQRCCGKCSKHASIITIINCVSVRWAVIIQNLFTFAKLTCVIILVIIGFIELGKGHTANFKNSFNNTTSDIRHISFAFYYGLWAFGGWNSLNYVTEEMKNPGRDMPIAVIISMVIVIGCYVLCNIAYISVLGKAGILKSPAVALELGNIYLGAGKFIIPILVGLSCFGAVNGLAFSSGRLVYVAARDGHMPRVLSMVHVKRRTPLPSLLFLALVSTIMLIPDKAEFATLINFFSFANWVFYGACFVALIYLRFKRKDMERPYKLNLCSSLRDKK
- the LOC130657634 gene encoding b(0,+)-type amino acid transporter 1-like isoform X4, which gives rise to MDAAEKHELIDSFSDSNVLSPKEVSAERIQLQKTVTILGGVGLIVGSIIGSGIFLSPKGVLAYTGSIGLSLVVWVLCGIIALFGALCYAELGTAIPKSGANYAYLFEAFGPIPAFLFSWTGTLVIRPSAAAIISMIFAEYVARPFYNDDQGVPVMVIKLLAFFCIAEVSTSVIQRCCGKCSKHASIITIINCVSVRWAVIIQNLFTFAKLTCVIILVIIGFIELGKGHTANFKNSFNNTTSDIRHISFAFYYGLWAFGGWNSLNYVTEEMKNPGRDMPIAVIISMVIVIGCYVLCNIAYISVLGKAGILKSPAVALELGNIYLGAGKFIIPILVGLSCFGAVNGLAFSSGRLVYVAARDGHMPRVLSMVHVKRRTPLPSLLFLALVSTIMLIPDKAEFATLINFFSFANWVFYGACFVALIYLRFKRKDMERPYKQ